A portion of the Lysinibacillus timonensis genome contains these proteins:
- a CDS encoding GNAT family N-acetyltransferase, with protein MELVQLGNPIVKLKPMELNDVEGILDVACFDEIWTHMSITINNKQDALKYIENALNLRESGAEYPFVIIDAKTNKIVGATRLMDINKQHKRGEIGFTWLTPAYWKTAINTNCKYLLLEYCFEVLHWKRVQIKTDHENIRSQRAIERIGAQKEGILRNHMIRKDGTTRHTVMYSVTSEDWDHVKNHLINLLKKWQ; from the coding sequence ATGGAATTAGTCCAGCTTGGAAATCCAATTGTAAAGCTCAAACCTATGGAATTAAATGATGTTGAAGGAATATTAGATGTTGCTTGTTTTGATGAAATATGGACACATATGTCAATTACTATAAATAATAAACAAGACGCCCTCAAATATATAGAAAATGCACTAAATTTGAGAGAGTCTGGAGCAGAGTATCCTTTTGTTATTATTGATGCGAAAACCAATAAAATAGTTGGTGCAACAAGATTAATGGATATAAACAAGCAACATAAGCGCGGCGAAATTGGTTTTACTTGGTTAACGCCTGCCTATTGGAAAACTGCTATTAATACAAACTGCAAGTATTTATTATTAGAATACTGCTTTGAAGTACTTCATTGGAAAAGAGTGCAAATTAAGACGGATCATGAAAATATACGCTCCCAAAGAGCAATTGAAAGAATTGGGGCACAAAAAGAAGGTATATTAAGAAACCATATGATAAGAAAAGATGGAACGACTAGACATACAGTAATGTATAGTGTAACAAGTGAAGACTGGGACCATGTTAAAAATCATTTAATTAATCTGTTAAAAAAATGGCAATAA
- a CDS encoding NADPH-dependent FMN reductase codes for MLKIGIILGSTREGRVSPQVGEWVKKIADGRGDATYEIIDIAEFKLPLLGEPGGDASGAAAWSQRVAACDGFVFIVSEYNHSISGALKNAIDYLRDEWGNKAAGIVSYGSVGGARAAEHLRGILGEVLIADVRVHPALSLFTDFENGNVFKPKEVQTQSVNDMLDQLIAWSGALKTLR; via the coding sequence ATGTTGAAAATAGGTATTATTTTAGGTAGTACGCGTGAAGGTCGTGTCAGCCCTCAGGTTGGAGAATGGGTGAAAAAAATCGCAGATGGTCGTGGCGATGCTACATACGAAATCATCGATATCGCTGAATTTAAATTACCTTTATTAGGCGAGCCTGGTGGAGATGCTTCAGGTGCAGCTGCGTGGTCCCAACGTGTAGCTGCATGTGATGGGTTTGTATTCATTGTATCAGAATATAACCATAGTATTTCAGGAGCACTAAAGAATGCAATTGACTACTTAAGAGATGAGTGGGGTAATAAGGCTGCTGGTATAGTTTCTTATGGTTCGGTAGGCGGTGCTCGTGCGGCAGAACATTTACGTGGTATTTTAGGTGAGGTACTAATTGCTGATGTTCGTGTACATCCTGCACTTTCATTATTTACTGACTTTGAAAATGGAAATGTATTTAAACCAAAAGAAGTCCAAACACAATCTGTTAACGATATGTTAGATCAACTAATTGCATGGAGCGGTGCATTAAAGACACTTCGTTAA